Within Dermacentor albipictus isolate Rhodes 1998 colony chromosome 3, USDA_Dalb.pri_finalv2, whole genome shotgun sequence, the genomic segment TAAAGAATAAGCACTTTACGCATTGGTTAGTGACGTCTTTCGAAGCGACAAGCAAGCTTAACTCACTCAAAAGGTCGTAGTAATGTGCAACATTCATGGTGTGACGATCGCACAAGAGATCAATGTACAAAATTCTTCGgtggtaccaaaaaaaaaactgttttaagCATCTTACCAGCTGACAACCGAGACTTGCTCGTCCGTGGTCAACGATCATGGCTCTCGTTTTCAACCTCTTCACGGCCTTcctccgactttttttttttatgccagtcAAACATACGCGCACCTTCGACAGTGTTTGGAACCCGAGCCGGGCCGTCAGTCTGTGTACTATTTCGATCGTGTTTATGTGCCCTCACGAAGACGAAACTTAATAATAATACGCTGCGCAATCGATGGGTGTAATTCGTATGACGGGCTGTATGAAGGAATGTAACGAGATCGGCTGGCGGGTCATGTGACTCCTGTCTCACCTTCTTAACACGCCCTCAAGCGGCAGCACGCGCCAATTCCCATAGAACGGGCTCTACAAAAAAGCCTCGTTTATATTTGGTCCATGGAACctctttgatgatgatgatgatgatgatgaattaagtTGAAAAAAATCAAGAGTTGGACGAAATCTCGTCTTGTCGGGGAATAACTGCAAAATAGCAAGAGAAACAGAGCGCCGACCAAAGTGACGTGTAAAAATTCTTAAACGTTTTGCTTCCGCACGGGAAGCCTTGTCCACTGAGTTGAGAGGCATGAAACCTTCAGCTTAAATCCGCGTCAATAATCGCTTCGAGCATCTTGCGTATCTTGGCGGGAGATTGCCATCGTTTCGGTTAAGCGTGTGTGCGGTTGTTCGGATAGTCAGGGATTCCAGATTCTGTCCCTTCGTCCTGTTCTTTTCTCGGGTGATGGCTGAAGCTTGGCGCCAGCTGAAATCGTGTTGGTTGGTTTTTGCCTGTTCAGCGAACGCCCTGGAAGcgactctttttctttttcgcatcgCTCATGTGCACTCTTTTAGGCGCCGCTCAAAATTGCCACTTTGACCAAAGTAGACATAATTGCAGTCCGCGCATGGTATCTTATATACAACGCCAGGGAAGATTTTCATAGTTTGTTCTTGGCGTTGAAAAGCTCGTGACGTAACTTGCGGCTGGGTACATGGGTGACTTACACGTTACATTTACGCAGTACACGTGATAGAGCTTCGCTGATGCCGGGAACATGCGAAATGGCGTCGCGACGTTGGCCGGGGGCATGACGTGGTTCCGTAGGTCGCGAGGCTCCTTTTTCTCAAGAAGCAATAACGTTTTTTGGGTAGCTGCACGCGCCGAGCTCGCTCTGTACAtaactcgctcgctcgctcgctctgtACATGACGCTCTGTACTCTGCACGCGCCGAGCTCTGTAcatgacttttcttttttgtctaagaACGGCAGCGGTGCACTAGTTACACCCCCTTGCTCGTAAGAACACTTTGAAACTGCGTACGTCACCACATGTGAGTGACAACGTTTGTGTCTGACTAATCCATGGAGCTTCAATCACCAACGAAAACTGTTATTACGCACCGTGCAGGTTCCAATTTTTGTGATGAAAAGAAACGTGCGGTAAAACACTCTTTACGCAATTGTTCTTCCTTCAAAGGGTAAATAGAGGTATGTTGAATTATCATAGATACAGTTTTGACAGCAAACCATTCTGGGAAAGCAAGGCTCTACCTTGCTGTGTCCACAACCCCAAGAGACAAAGACACTGTGCTGGTTTGTAAAAATCTTAGGTCACAGATGATTAGTCGGATCGGATGACGGGTTGGGTGTCTAGTCGTCACAAGTCTGTGCAATGCTTacaatttcttttcctttttccgtTATCCTATCTCCGAATTATTCACCTTCTCCACGGCATTCTAGCCGACCGGACCCAAACTTTTCCCCATCTCTTCCTGCTGTGCTGTGAATAGGTCGAGGTTTAAAAATACCCCGGCTTCTCCATTTAGATTAGTTCCGCTATGAAAATGAAAAGGGGTGAAATTTTCccttctcgtttctttctttcccaaCGCAGCGTACAAAATCGTATGCGTATCTTGCCAGCTCCCTCACCACTCCATCGTTCTTCTGCAAATTCATAGACTGCCTCCTGCAAGAGTTAGCAatgtagcagcagcagccttaTCCGTGTCTTGATAACATTACCATTTTGCTCTTTAGTGCCGCTGCCTAACAATAACAAGTGCCGTCAAAGCCCTGAAAAGCACAAGAGCCCtgtaatgtaaaactattccaatctgtttttattctgaTCTCTGGTTTCAAATTTatgtaaccgccaacgcaagttTGAACAGACAAATGAAACGCTCTCcccatttataggaggtcacttttgtttgctttcaaagtgaaTAGCATCGCCTTACTTCACATGTATTTCGTATCCAATTGACTGACCAGAGTCGAGGAGGCTAGCGCAGTTCAAGTGGATAACCTGATGAAGAGAGTAGTACCAGCTTCTGCGAGTGGCCCGCTTCTTCTTGCTTAGCTTTCTGTGTCTGGTAGAAAATTgtggtggcgtgcaacggaagggtaAAAATGCAACTAAAACGGATCTTCGGCGAAGAAACTTTGGCAAAGCGATATTGTGTACGTACTATAGGGCTCAAAATCGTTACAATGCCAAGAAGAAATGCTTATTATGAGCAAATAAATCTATTCTCCtgggcagctccgagtagccagtgtaTAGAGCGACCGGAGTGCAACCATGTTCTATGCATTTCGTGACAAGACTCTCTCTggctattaaaaaaagaaaactaagtgtTGTTCGGCATATCATTGGATCGTTAATGCATACACGTCAATATGATGCGGTGGGTTAGCATGGtattgtaacgtcgcgtgacagaaaggcgaagtgggcgcatCCCAAAACTTTTGGTCACTTGGGGAGGGCTGATAGTGAAAATAAAGGCATAGCaccggaaattattatttttaGTTTGTTCGGTCTAGTCATGCCTAATCAATGTGtcatgtcatatcagatgagctatcgtggttttcctGACGTCACATGACAGACAAGCGAAATGGGGGTGCCCCGCAAAAATTTGGACCAATCGTGAAGGGCTGACTGCAGAAATCTAACAGAAAAGTTTGGTATAGCTTTATGCTATAGCGCCCCAATTATTGGAAAGATCATCACACTGATTTTATGTACTTTATTTGGCGATGTCATGCATAGATATACGCTTGTTTTGAGAAAACTCCCCTGCTACTTCCTTACGGCGCGCGTTATTGCAATGCACACGTTTAGTTTGGTCTGTCGTGGACAACGTTTCATTGAAACTTAGTTGCAAGTCGAGAGCCCTACCTTCAACTTatgcttgtcctttctttcggTTTTCCTTTTTCCTGTTCTGTTAGCTGGCATTCCCTTGCTATCTACGAAATTGCCCAATGACCTACCCTCAATGGCAATGCTGTTTTAGCTTTGCCCTACAAACAAGTGACAAATACGGGCGTGTTCATGTACTGACAAATAATAAAGCCCGTTGGGATGCGCCATCTAGCCATGCATCTCTTACCGCCTGATTGTTACGTCACCCTTCAAGGATTTCAACGTATGCGCGTCGCTTGCGATCATCGCCTCAGCGCTGCGAAGACGTCTCGAATCATCGCGTCTGCGGCGTTGAAGCAGAAGACTCCGCGGGCGTTTTTCATCGCTGTTCCGCTACGTTCTTGACCCGCGGCGTCCGGCTGATGCTGCTAAGGGCCtcgccaccgcatttgtggaggTCTCCCCGCTCCCGCTACACATTACATCACCGGCTTTTCTGTTGGCCGTCCCACATTCTTCTCGAGGCTGCCGCCGTTAACTCGCGTGTTCTAAGGACCTCGCCGGCTTTTGACACCACGTAATTCAGCGATTGCCTGTTCTGAAGCCGGCGTTTGGAAAGTGCTTTGCgagagcctttctttttttttgtgccgggTCTTCTCTgccaaaatgtgatcaatgtaaCATCACTTCGAGCTTCCTTGAACGGCGTTTAGTGTACGTTCCCTGAAGGGTGAAAACGATGAATGACTGCTTTCGGCATTCAGCTGGACGATGTATGTGTAACTCAAATGAAATTACATGATGGGTTACGCAATGTAAGGTTAACCAGCTTCAAGTCTTTCAATACTTAACCAACAGTAACCTTTTTCTGGTCGGATATGTTCTTTACGTATACACAGCGGCTATATGATGCAAACCGCGCTTCCCGCAGGACTAAATTTTCCGTCGTGAGAAATAGAGCGATaagaataaaaatagtttggTTCTCACATCTTTATTTAACAATCACACTGCGTTCCGTAAATAGGAACAAAACACCCCCTAACacgagtttattttttttttcagcttaagTAGTTTAAAAAAATCATCGTGATTGTCAAGGACAGTTTCTTTAAGctggcagaaaagaaaaaaaaactgtacattTCGAGGAGTGGTAAAGCAGCAAAATATTCAGCGCAtatttttttgaactttttctttgttcttttcaaGACCAAATTCCTTAGCTGAGGAGAACACACCTTCACGAATTAATTTAGTGGCCGAACTCCGTGTACTGAATTGTTGAAGCAAGCACGAAAAGTCAGTTTGACAATCACGCAGTCGTGGTCGATGACGCAGTGGTAGTCGTCGCTGCTTGCGTCGTCACTACCTTTGAAGCAGTGGAGGACTCTTCATTCACAGCAGCTGTGGTAGTAGCAGCCGGGGCTGTCGATCCATTCGTCGAAGACGGCATTGCCACCTCGCTCATAGTTGCTGCTGCGGGAGCACCTGCCGTGGTCATTGCCATGGTTTCAGTGGTTTGGGACGAAACCATCTCTGTGGGCTTGGAAACTTCAACGCTAGCCTTGTCCGCGAACTCCATCGCCTCGGCGACCGCGGCCGCAGTCGTCGGCTGAGCCTCCGAGACGGCTGGTTTCACTGTGGAAGGGGCGGCGTCATTTGTCTTCTGAGATTCGGTGGTGCTTTCGCTCTGGGGAGTCACCTGCGTGCtgccctttgtctcctcctcttgtGCGGCTGCTCGTGCGGCCACTTCCGTAGCTGCGGTTGTGGAACTCTCGGTCGAAGCCGGAGCTGCGGTGCCAGTGACGGTGGTTGTCACGGACGCTTTCTCTTCGGTGTTCTCCTGCTTGGTCTCCAGGACCGGGGTGGTCACCGGGACTCCGGTTTCAGAGCGGCCTTCGGTGTCGGCTGCCTTCTGGACAGCCGGCGCCGCTGCGTCGACAACAGCTTTGGGTGCTTCCACTTTGGTTTCGTTCACGGACGACGCAGCCTGGACGGGTTCTGAGGGCTCCGCCTTGACTTCGGCACTCGCGGGTGATCCCGTGGTGCTGGCAGGGCTGGATGGCGAGGCGTTTTCTGTTGTTGCTGTGACGGCGACTGGTGTCTCGCTGTGGGCTTCGACGGCAGCGTGAGCAGTGGCAGCGGCAGCCGCAGCTTCGGTGCTCACGGATGATGCCTCGGTCGAAGCCTGCGAGCTCGGACTCGCTGTTGCCTCCTGAGCATTGCTTGTGCCGGTGGCAGTGGCTGTTGACTCAGTGGGGGATGATGCCGACGTATCCTTGCTCTGAGCTTCCGTGGTTGGAGCGTCTTCCCTGAATTCCGCGACCGGAACTGGTGACGTCTCCGATGCCTTCTCCATTGCCTCGGCAACCACCGCGGGGGTTGTCACTGGCGATGAGTTTGTGCTCTGAAAAATTTACAAGCCCAAAGAAGAAAATATTATGAATAAAATTCGTTGAATGACTTGTGGCTCTGGGGTTCTCGTTTAACCAAACAGTTCAATGCTCGTGAAAGCAATTTCGCTTAAACATATGGATGCTCAAAGTAATAGTAGAAGCGCTTCGTTAATAGCGATGTTTCGCTTTCCAAGCTGCAATAGAGTCACTTCCAAGCTTTTTGCTAGCGACAACAATAATCATACCGCCGCGCAATCATTAGGTGGCGAAACAGCTGCGAGCCAGAAGGTCGCGTGTTGCATATGCTGCCCGCCGTTCCTGAAAAGACAAGTGGAATCGGAATTCACGCTATTGCGTCCTTCGGATGCCAGGAAATTTCTTATAAGCGATGACCGCGCTTATTCGTGTACATAAATGACGCATGAATACCCTGAATACGACCTTACACTCTCCTCAGTGCGCGACCTCAGACGCGAACGCGGTGAATTATTATATTCCAGCTGGCGCTACTTCAGCGTCTGGGGGACACGCGTCCTTTTATGCGGCTATGCGATCATCCCTTTGCTTGTCTTGATCATAATCGTCGGGCGAAGGTGCGTGCTCGGTGTCTTTTATCCGACtcggcgggcgggcgggcgggcgcaTGCGTGCTCACGACCAGTGGTGGCCATTGTTGCTTCCTGCTTGCATGCATGACAACGAGCCGCAGAAGGAACGTGCGTTATTCTGTCTTCTCCTTCCCTACCTGATCTCCCGATCGGCCTTCCGCTTCCTCCTGGCGAGCAGCCGTTGTAACCGGCGTCGGCCCGTCAGTGCCGGTTGTCGCGTCGCTCTTGCCTGGCTGTACCGCCGTGGCCGTCGCGGACTTGGACTCGTCAGACCGCTCTGCGACGTGGGAACGGTTGTCATTAAAACGAGACAAACAGTCGACAGTGGAAGGGCACGCACCAAAACGCATAGAATGAAGCATGATCGAAACAGACAGGCGAGGCAGGTTGTATGCGTGCTATCGACTGCATCGTTGGGTGGTCGATGACGCTATACTGCGGAGGTCGATAGGCGAGGTGAGCCAGTAGTGCTCCCGCCACAGTGCCCTGGGGTGCTTAGGCATAGGTTATCTTCTATACTAAAATCAAAAACCCCATGAGTACTGTTCCTCCACATCTCGAGTTTAGCTCCTGGTATAGCCCCGATAGCAATTCGAAACAATCAACATCGATGTCTATACGGCACACCGCCAGCATAAATTACTTTTTCCACGCTGTAATTTAAAGCATAGGCATATGTATTTTGCTTACAGCTTTTCTTCTTTCTGAGGAGAGGGGGGCTATATTGTTGTGCTGTAATTTCTAGAGCTGCAAAGTTGCTTATCCAACAGGTTTAAGAGCGGTTGAATTACATCCGTAAAGATTACCTTTCAAGCGGACAATGTGATTTGGTTCAAGAGTCGAAAACTTCGCTAATGTTGGGAATTCCCTTTCAAAATAGCTGGCACATACTTCACCTAAAAAAGTTGTTGGCGCCTGCATTTGTATTTCGCACTAATCTGTAGAGAGACGGAAACAAACAATACAAAATATTCACTGGGAGATTGATACCTGAATTGCTCAACACTAGTCAAACAAGAGAAACTTCCGCCTGGAGCCAGTGTTCCTACAGGGAGACTTGTTTTCTCCCTTTTTCACTACGTTGGCTCCAAGCTGAGGATTTTCTTCTGTTGCCTCTGTTGATCCCTTCCTGCTCTAAAAGTCTGGGATGGTATAGAGATATTGAGAACGGGGTCTTTGGCGCATTGTTGTCTTGGGATAGAAGGCAGGCTAAGTACGCTGGGAATGAAAATATAAATCTTTCATCCACTACATTACAATATACATGCTGCGTTGAAGTGCATGAACTAGGAGCAAGCCCACTCCACCTCATAATATTTAAGTCGAAATCGCAGTAGAAAAACACATGCGAGATTCTTAGACTACAGGCTTAAAGGACCACATTCAGAGGTAAAGTATACGGCATTTCGTAGGCGAAAATAACTTCCGAGAATGATTCTGTTTTAGACAAATCATATATATTGTAGGTGGACCATTGCTTGTGCGCTTAGAAAGAATCGAATTAAAATTTAACTGTAGTGTAACTTATTGTTGTAACTGATTGTTTTTTTAAGATATTGTTATCGAGCTGCGGCGCTTAGGTGTTGCGCATGTTCTCTAATGCATGAGAAATGCAGACATGTTATTCAACGTATGAAAAGTGCAATCAACCAGCACAGTTAATGTAATCAGCCGGTGTGCTAATGAGGTGTAGTACATGTTGCGCAACGCGTGAAAATTGGAGTAGTGCGCGTTGATTGGGGTAAGTGCCGTCTCCTCCAGTCAGAATATACTAAATAGTGGATATAAAATGAAGATGTGAGCATAAATTAGAATATTTAGATGGATTTACTTTATTAAATACTATCGTCATCCTGTTCATCGGCTTGCGCTATTAGCAGGAATTTACTGCCTAGCTGCCTAATCTGGCTGTGCCCCATTGTGTAAAATCAGCTTTTGCCTCCCCTGTCTATGTGCTCTACAAAGCAGGTTCACTACCCCTTTGGAAGCCAGATGAGATGCCGTGTTGACACAATGAAAAAGCTGTCGTCTCGTTCCGCGCCACACAGTTGGCGATGGAGCTCATGACAAAATTTGACTACATAAAAGATTAAAAGAttgacattttttttctacttatCATCTCCTTGACCGCTATTGGAGCCCAGGGTAGAAATTTGCTCACCCTCGTGCATTTCGACCTGGAAGCGATCAGGCTTACCTTCGCTGGCTGCCAACACCACCGGCGAGGTCTCGGGGCCAGAGGTGGCGGTCACTCTCACGGACTTGTCTTCGTGGCCGGCTTCCATTGCCGCCATGGTTACTGTGCCAGCTGTCGAAGCAGACTCCGGGGTAGAAGAAGGAATCTCGGTTGAGGAGGAGACCGCCACTGTGGACTCGGCGGAAGTGGAAGCTGTGGTCACGGATGGCGAGGCGGCTCCGACCGTGGACGCTGCGGCCTCGGTGCCGCTCTGGACTTCCGCCTTGAAGACGGCGCTGCTACTGTCAGAGGGGGCGGTCGTGGGGCTAGGATCGGTGACGGCGTGGATGCTCACTTGAGTGGAGGATCCGACCAGTGTCATTACTGGCGCCGCGTGGGAGAGCGACCATGTCAAGGTGGCGCACACCAGGAACGCCATTGTCGTTAGCTTGGCCGACCCCTAAAGACGATAGAAAAATGAGGGCGTTCATAGGTGGTTCCAGTTCACTGTCCTGAACACGAGAGTGTTTagaacgaatatatatatatatatatatatatatatatatatatatatatatatatatatatatatatatatatatagtacgtaGAGGAGCGTACTACAGTCACAAGCTTTTGTGCAAGCCGATGACTCAACGCATAAGAGTACAACAGTTCGAGCCTGCAAATGTAATTGCTGAAGTTGTTCGGAGGTTTCAAACAGAGAAATTGAATAGTGTGAGAAAGAAAACTTTTGGTCTTGTGTTAACTGATTgattatacaaaaaaaaatttagctGCCTCAGTTGTGCTACTAGCTGACTTCAGCCGACTATATTCAAAGTAATATGAAGCTGTACACGTTATAAGAGCCGCACTACACTGGCAGCTGCTCCGGAAACACGTGTTGTGACTTTTTTTGACAAGTTTATCAACGTTAGTGAAGTTGTAGTCACTGTTTGTGCATTACGCAATAGTGAATAGAAGTCGCAATCTGCGGCTGTGCGACCGGCATCATGATATTCATATTTAAACAGGGTTACAAAAGAAGTTATGCAATTTGTAATCAATAAGGGCATAAAGTAATGGACTGTATCAGGGCTCTAACAATGCCAGAATATTGAGATAAGTAGACAAATACGGTGCTGTCCTACTGTGACAACATGGACGTAATCTTTCACAAGTTGTTTGAACTGCATACCCGGAATACGGCGATGACATACGGTGATGACATACGGCGATGACAACGACATTACTTGAGCGTGAGGCCATACTCAGATATTATACATTTTTACAGACGATATGAACTTCGCTTCATTGGCATCCTGCTGAACTCTAATCATCAACAGCTTAATGCTGCATCAGCCCTTCGCCCAGCTGAAATGTTGGGATGCAGAATTTGCAGATTTCGACTGCAAAGCAATGTGATATCAGTGAACTGAATCTCGCGAAGGTATATTTTGTTCGAGAACTCTCGCATGTGTTTTTTAATGGCCCGCGAAACATTGTTTATGGCATAGAAAATGACAGTGATAAACAGGTCAACCAATATTTGAGAACAGAGTTGGTCTAAAGGAAATACAAGCCGAAAACAGCGAAAAGGAACTAGATGAAGTGATTATATTTGAAAACACAGTGCCATGGCATGAGTTAGGTTGATGTGGGTCACGGATAATATAGAAGATTTTTCAGATAGGTCTTTTTGCCGCAGCGAATATATTTAGGCGGATGATTGTGAAGATCATGGGGAGTGGCTAGCCTTCGATAGACCAAGGTGGCTGTTTGCCACTGGTCCAGCGTGATCGAAGGGGCATATACGTTGCGAACCAGTGTTTTGGCTGTGCAAGATGAAGGATGACTCAAATGCCCGGTAGAAAATCTCGCATTTAATGAAACAGGTGAATAAGTTACATCATCACACTTCAGCAATCAGTTTTTTTCTGCAAACTCGATGACTAAGTGCTCCTTAAATTTGGATTAAGGTCACAGTAAACTGAATACTTGGATCACATGCATTCTAAGAAAATTCCAGCTCCAGCCGGGAAAGATGCGCTGCGTGCAGCGTAGCTTTCCAGCTTTCAGCATGGCAACAACCGCAAATAAAGTTCCGCAATACTTCTTTTACGCTTTGGATTCCTTGTATTTACGGGGACGATTGCGCCAAATAAAAAGCTCTCAATGAAATGTGTGATATGCAATGCTATAATATACAAGCCTTGTGCCCCAGGATGTGGGATAGAAACCAGAACGCACATGCAAATCCGTGAATCAAACGTAAATGTCACCGTTCATTTACATATGTAAGTGCAGAACAGAACGTAACGGACGCTTATGATTGCCCAGTGGTAACTTTATGAAACATATCCGTGTATTGTTCATCCACGTTTGCACTTTCTCCAATGTCATCTTAAATGCAATGAACGTCGCCAATGGCACAAGGTAGACAAAAATTTGTCTGCAGGTTATTCTAACAGGAAAATACACCGCCATCGTAAAAACTGTGTCTCATCATCATGTTACATGATGTGCCTCAGAATCAACTACGACTTGTACGCTATCGACTTCAATGTTCATACAAGGATTGCTCCTTCGGCACATCGGCCCTTCGAGCTACTGCGGTCAGAGATTTCGTTTTGCTCTGCACGGAAACTTTTTAGCACTAGAAAACGTTGAATTCCTGCAGAACGTTCGTGCATAGTAAGTATCATGTTGTTTTTGTGCGGATTTGTTCAAAgcggaaataaaaaagaacagcgCTCGCTTAGATCCCACTGTTTCTTCCTTCGAAACTGGTTGGAACAGCTTCATTTAGGACGTTTGCCTTGACGCGCCGAGGGCCAAACAGGGCGCCACGTGGAATGCTAGCACGTTTCTTATTTGCATGATGAATCTAAGAGTGGTAAGCGAAGGGCTCCTTGAATGCAAGGATGAGGCCGTCGTTACTAAGTCAGATCACAACCACAGTGGGGCCAAATAATCTCGACTGTTTACTCGATGCTAGTTACAGTGCGATTATTCCGCGTTAAGGAAGAATAATAGCTAATATTATGGTTGCGTTATCAAGGCTTGCTCTGAGGCCTTATGCAGCTCAGCTAAATGAGACAGATGAAAGCGACATCATTCTCAGATATAGCCCATGCTTTCTTAGAAGGTATATACGTATTCGCTACGAAAACACCTGTGCGCTGCTTGTCAATAAAGAATGTTGTGTTCCCGGACCTGCCAACTGGGAGCCGTATCTTGCGTGCCAACGAGCAAACACAACAAAGATTGCGAAGAGATTGGAGATATTACACACGCCGACACGATGTGTTTTAAGTTTAAGTGAACCAGAAATGACCAGTGCTGCCATTGTCATTCCTGCAACGTTTCCTGTGGGCCTGCTGCTCTGCACTAGCAGACTGAGTAACCTCTTCAAATTGGTCTCAGTAGTAGGCATGTCTCGAGCGAGCTCCTCAAGTACCGAAGTGAATCCACTGCTTTGGGCTAAGAGCCTCATAAGTTTAACATTTTGTGAAATTTTACATCCAAGAGCTCCACAGGGAGCATCTTGTAGTTGGGGGCTCCTGATTAGTTTGGACCTCCTGCGTTTGTTTATCGTGAACATAAATTTTAGTAAGCGAGATTCGGTACAGACTCGCATCCTCGGAATGCGACCACATCTGCCGGCAATCAAGCGGGCGACCTCGAGCTCGGCAACGGAACGCCAAGGTCACTGAGTCACTACACCGTGGTACAACaaactttattttcttccttttctaAACAATACCTTCTGCCTACAGCAGCAGCATTGCGATGTGGTAAGAGGACAAAGAAAAGCAAACACATGTTCAAATATGGCATTATAAAAATGATTACAGCGCACAACACGATAATTAGAGCAGTTAATGCGTGATATGTAAGTGTCAGTAGCGAATTCATAGTGGTAAACCTCAATGAGTGTCAAATTCTTGAAAGGGATCAGTGACGTTAGCTATGGCATATGTTAGCTAGCGGTTCTAGCTTATTTTATAATTGCGATAAACGTTCCCGCAATTTTTATGAATAGTAACAAGTATATGTTAGACGCTTAAGCAGGTAAGCATTTGAACACATCCTCGAAGAAGTCACGGCAATGTATATAGTAAGCCAGGCAAAATTTTGTCATTTGATATATTGTGTCTTCcaaataatttaattttaatgaatTGTACTTATGTTTCTAGTGCAGTCTTCTGCATCGCGGGGCATATCGCCCTTCAATAAAGAAGTCAAGATTTTTCAATGCCGTTACCTGCAAAGCTTAACCGTGGTTGAAACATGTCAGTTTTTGTAACTTTTCTTTTGTATTAGTGGTAACGAGTCCATGCAAACATGCCCACCCTTCGAAGCAGTCCAGAAAGACACGAAGTGTGTCTTGGAAAGATCTGCGACGCTCTTAATCCGTTGATTCACCTCAATAACTTTGAAAACACGGCATTATATCAACAGGATTGAGGGTAGTATCGACTTACGCGCCAAGACAGCTGTGTAT encodes:
- the LOC135898749 gene encoding streptococcal hemagglutinin-like translates to MGSAKLTTMAFLVCATLTWSLSHAAPVMTLVGSSTQVSIHAVTDPSPTTAPSDSSSAVFKAEVQSGTEAAASTVGAASPSVTTASTSAESTVAVSSSTEIPSSTPESASTAGTVTMAAMEAGHEDKSVRVTATSGPETSPVVLAASEERSDESKSATATAVQPGKSDATTGTDGPTPVTTAARQEEAEGRSGDQSTNSSPVTTPAVVAEAMEKASETSPVPVAEFREDAPTTEAQSKDTSASSPTESTATATGTSNAQEATASPSSQASTEASSVSTEAAAAAATAHAAVEAHSETPVAVTATTENASPSSPASTTGSPASAEVKAEPSEPVQAASSVNETKVEAPKAVVDAAAPAVQKAADTEGRSETGVPVTTPVLETKQENTEEKASVTTTVTGTAAPASTESSTTAATEVAARAAAQEEETKGSTQVTPQSESTTESQKTNDAAPSTVKPAVSEAQPTTAAAVAEAMEFADKASVEVSKPTEMVSSQTTETMAMTTAGAPAAATMSEVAMPSSTNGSTAPAATTTAAVNEESSTASKVVTTQAATTTTASSTTTA